aatttttttttgttttatttatcttgagagaaaaaagagagcgcatgcacactgcacacacaagcaggggaaggatagagacagggagagaatcccaagtaggctccatgctgtcagtgcagagcctggcttggggctcgatctcacaaatggtgagatcatgacctgagccagaggtttagctgactgagctacccaggcactccctctgcttatttttaaatgagttattcCCATAGCAATAATAATTGTGGTTGATTGAAAACAAGGACTGTCCATTATCTATAGGAGACTTTCCCCTCCCCATCATTTGAGTACCCCATAAACACACTGTTGTTTGAAGGCACAAAAAAATAGGTcacttctaggggcacctgggtggctctgttggctaagtggccaactcttgattttggctcaggtcacggtctcatggttctgtgagattgagccctgcatggggatctgcactgacagtgtacagcctgcttgcgattctgtctctgcccctccccaaagcgtgctccctctctctctcagaaataaataaaaagttttaaaaaatggatcacTTCCACACTAAGTCTAAGAATCTATccaacatggggcacctgagtagctcacttggttaagcatccaccttcagctcatgtcatgatctcacagtttgtgagtttgagccccgtgtcgggctctgtgctaacagctcagagcctggagcctgctttggattctctgtctccttctctctctgcccctcccccacttgtgctctgtctctctctctctcaaaaaaaaaaaaaaatctatccaacACTCCTTCTATAGGTGTTCCATGGCCGCCCTCCTACTCTCTCGGTGATATATTTGTTATGACCAGTCCTTGAAACCCACACTTCCAGAGGGTTTGGTACAGAGTACTTGGGTAGgagtaaaaagaaagagaagggaagggtttCAGGGCAGCAGAGGAGAAAGGATttgtaaagaaaaactaaaaactctTACTGCATAACTCATTTGGCCAGGTAAAAAGCCTtctatagaggcacctgggtggctcagttggttaagcctctgacttcagttcaggttgtacactcatggctcttgagttagagccccaagtcaggctctttgctgacagtatggagcctacttcagatcctgcctccctctccctctgtccctcccccgacacatgcgtgcacatgttctttctcaaaaataaataaacattttaaaaaagtatttaaaaaaagtccTCTGTATCCATGCAGAAAGCAGAGAAGCTGAAACGTGAGGAATAAGGTTAAACTTCATggagtgccttttttttttttttaaagtaggttccatgtccagtatggagcccaatgtggggcttgaactcatgactctgagaacAAGACTTGAagtgagaccaagagtcagacgcttagctgaccaagctacccaggtgcccattcATGGAGTTCTTTGTAGTGATACagacaaaatagaacaaaaaccaTATAAGAATCAAGACAATGAAGGAACGTTGGGCATTCCCTCCCATGAAAAGAAACTTATTGGCAAAAAGGAAGggacttagaagaaaacagaaagaacccATTTCTCCATGTACACTTCATTCTCTtatttccccacctctctctcaggTTTACAAGTTCTTACCTTGGTCAGCTTGTGCCTGCTACTGCCCAAAGATGACTTCTGAGCAGCTATACGAGGAAACCAAGTCTTTAACATCCCTTCCACCTGTAGCAAGGTTCCTAGGTAACGCTCCCTGTGAGAAAGACATTTACTTAAAATGCCATCAAGTGTGAAAAAGGCAACAAGACAGGATTGTGGACATCTCCTTTTAATGAAATACTGAGGAAAGAACCAGGAGAACTCACCCCATCTGGGGCTTTTGCAAAACACCTACAATACGCTGGATCCTGTCCATTGCCACGCTCTGCTGGAAACTGCTCAATCCTGGggtcagggagaaggaaagacaTGAAGGATTGAGATGCAACAATTTAGTCAggtaaaggaagaacaaagcatGGTTAAAATAGATtcacccaaagaaatgaaatcacagaagcacaaaagaaataatgtaaagatttaaaaaaataaagctttaaatgcaaagatttaaaagaaatacacatttaaaacatcaagagagaaaaagaaagaggagaaccTAGCCCAAATAACTGCAACTAACCAAATAATTACCTCTCTCAAATCGACCCATCTTCAGCCCATTCAGTAGGTCTGTGAGAGGGCGGATGAAACCTTGGAGCTCTTTACACTGTAGGAAAACAGGACAAAGGCTATGGGAGGGCTGAGAATTGCCCACACACCAGTACTGTTATTCCCCACTTCACAGGGTCCTTACTAGCCATCTGGGTGCTAAGCCATTCCAGTATTGTCTCCTTTCCCCTGCTTTTTCTTACCTTCTGAGCAAAAAGCAGGTCTCCTTTTGTGATACAACCCTGGATGTTTACAGTGGTCTGTAATTCACCGTCTCTTGATCTTTTGACCCCAGATCCTGCCATAGGAGAGGCCAAGCCCCGCTGTTCCAAGTAAGATGTTGTATGTTGGTTGCTGGAGACCTTGGGCCGTTGCCTGGAGCGGATAGGACCGGGCCGTGGCCGAGAACCTCCCCTCTGCCCAACAGTGTCTGGCCTGGGGCCATGGGCCCCTTTGTCCTCCCCCTCACTATCGGAGGGGAGACCAAAGTCACTGTTCACTGGGGaggtggaaaaagaggaagagagagaataggaagaacaggaagaaacgCTAGATGGAGAATCCATAGGTTCAGAAGCAGGGGCTGGAGAGCAGCTCCCGGAGTACTCAAAGATCGGGACCTGCAACTGAAGAGCAAAGCAAGGGAGCATGTCACCATAATCTGAAAATTAGGAAATGGGCTGGGAGACTGGGGTGTACTGCATGGGATGATAatatctcttctctcctccccagtaTCACCTGTCTCAGAGCCGACAGACAAGGTCATCTCCTCCGCCTGCCCCCCTCAATTAAGTACCTGGACTGCCCCTATGGGCTCCGCAGAGCAGCCCTTAGTCTGACGCAGACTCTGTTCTTACCTCCCTCTGTTCAGAGTAAATTACCTGACTCGACACCTTCCATCTCCCCACCCTGAACATTTGTTCGCCAGGTCTGTTCCCAACCTAACCCCGCAGCAAGGGCTACGACGAGCCGAGCCGTAAATCTCCGGTAACCGAAGCCACCTAGTGACCCTGTAGGGCCTGCTCCCCACAGGAACCTCCCGCCTCTTTCCAATCTTTCCAATCCGGAGCCCTGCACCAGGACCCTCTACATTCGCGCCTGACACGTGATGCTATCACTCCCAATGCCCAATTCTGCTTTCGGTCCCTAAACCTACTCCCTCAGGGTCTGATCTTCCCGCGCGCGGATGGCTTCCCCGTCCTACAAGCCTCCTCACCTGCGTCGGGTCTGCTCAGCCCAGGCTGCCTCCGGCTTCTCCAACTCCGTCGCTCTCGGCTACCTACCTCCGCCTCTCTCCCACTGGGtcccgccccttccccctcccagacACGTGCGGCGAGGCACGTGCCTTCCCCCTGCGAACACAGACCTCACACCCTCATTGGTTGTCTAACCGGTGGCACGTGACTCCCGCTACTGACTTTCACATCCCATTTGCTACAGCCTACTAGGGGCTCGGCCAATAGAGACCCAGTTAGGTGACGATTGGCTGGAAGGAAAGGATTCCGTGCTCCGCCCCTACATGCGGCTCGCGACCAGGACCCGGTGAGGAGAAAAGGCGGAGGGTGGAAGAAGAGTGGAAAAGGGCGGGGCCCGCGGTCTTAAATAGGATGGTGGTGGGCAGGAGACGTGCGGTTGGAGTGCACGGACGGGGTGTGTGATGTGAGGCGCGCGTCTTGGGATGTGGGACTCCCGGCTCCTCTTCGGTAGcagactctcccctccccctttatCTCCCCTCCAGCTGTTAGAGCCTCCGCTCACGAGGGCAGCACGTGGAAGCCAGCAGCAACTTGGGTCTGCAACGTGTGTGAGAGAATGGCTGTATGCTACTGTGTAGCTTCCCCCCTCTGGGCCGCGCGGCCCTCGTGACTCTCCGatctctggctccctctccccgcctcctccTTCTACAAGTTGGGTGCCTCCTGCCCTGCTgggtgaggagggtggggacTGCCGCCGAGAACACCGCGTCCTCTCCCAGACTCCCACTGGGGCGGCTCCTCCGGCCCTTTCCTTACATAACCCGCCACGCACGTTACCAGCTCAGATGCCAGTCGGCCACGACTGTAGAGGTCAAAGCTGAGCTCGGGTGTTCTGACTTTTCTATCCAGGCTCCTCCGGCCTTGCGCCCTGAATTCCGTGTTCCCTAACGTAGAGAACGGAGTATGGGTAGGTCCCTGATTTCCTAGATGATaccttcatttcctttatttgttcCCTGGAGAAGATTCGGAAGGcttggaaggagggagggtggtaCGTTCGGAGTTCACAGAGTCCGGAATGGACTATTCGCTGCCCCCTGTAGTACTGAAAGTACAGTGCGGAGAAGGGGATAGGGGCTCAGGGAAGGTTTGCTCATAGAAGGTGAGACACCGAAGAGACCGCAAGGGGGCAGCCCAGTTCTGATTAGGGTCTCGAggatagagaaaattaaaatgtgtccCTGCCTGCCCTAATTACGCCCTGGAAAAGGCAcattgtggggggtggggggtgtgagtggaggagggtgtgaattttaaaaatctattctaagtagtttttaatattttacatatgtttaaCAATGTGCTTattatacaaaaaggaaaaagtgttCTACATAAACCTCAACTCTCTTTTCCCAAACACAGCCTCAAAACCATGTGTAATAAAAGAATTAGACGGAATTGTCTGTGGTGCTCTTCTCCATTCTTCACAAAATTTCAGGTTGATTCACAGTCCTAATTATTCCTCTCATTCTTTTGCCAGCTGACACCCTTTCTAATCTACCCTTCCTACCCCCCATATCCTGGTGCTCTCTTTAGTGTTGTGAGTTTAGAACAGAGCCTCTCAGGGAGTAGAGAGTAAccagattatttcatttatttatcttccaAATTCCTCTTCCCAAATCCCCATCCAAAGATTTGTAGCAGCcttctttttcctaaaaaaagcaaagaaagggaaaaacaccAGGCTCAGGTGGCTGAGGAAGCGCCCCTCCGGGCCCCCCACCTCTAAGAAAACTCCCCATATTTCAGATTCCAAGCTAGATTTCCCCCTGACGTCTCCTGGAAGATGtgtcccctcccttgctcactcctTACTCTGCTAAATCTCTTCACACACACCCCCCATTAGTTATTTAGAATCCCAATTTTAAATTCCTTCCCTATAGTACAggcctcttttccctccttttgtcTCCACCACCTGTGCTCTACTTTAGGGAACCAACCACCACCCCTACAGCCTCTGAACTTTGCCTCTAGACTCTGCCAGGTTGTAAGGCCCCTCCCATTATGCCCTCTGGCAACTGCCATATCTTGAACCACCTCCTTGCTGGAACCAGCTTTGATTCCTCAAGGCAGACTGGAAATCTGGGGaggtttttttctctatttcatctgCTTCTGCTGTACAAGGTGCTGAAGTCCTCCCAGTTCAGAAAAAGTAATGACTCTTGTTTGAAAAGTCTCTGCCTCAACATTTCCTAAACCTCTTGAAATTAGATAAGATTTTTCTAAACGAGATCCTTCTTCCTTTTAAGTAGCTGAGAACTGACCAGGCTGGAAACATTAGCCAGAGatactggtaaaaaaaaattagttcactGATTCCCCCAAGGCCAGTGGCTGCACTCTCACCTTCTACATGAAATACATCCCCCCCTGAACGAGGGCCCAGGACAGGAGGAGGGGAACAGGACTCTGCAGACTGGATACAGCATCGTTCAGATCTGGACTCTGCTAAAATACAGACATCCCCCCCACGGTAGGCCAGTGTCATCCTTCCtaccatccccctccccctctgaaAGGGTAGCCGTCTCTTTACACCAACCTCAGTCTTCCTTTCCTCTGAGCTTACAGAAGGATCCATCTCTCCTCCCCATTACCATAAGGAGTCCTTTCCTCTGTGCCTTTCAGCCTCCTGACCATACCAGGGAGCTTCAACTCACTTCAAGAATGCACATTTTTATCTGTTATGGGCTTGACACTGTGTTAGTCAATGTGCTAGGTGCTATAGGGGGGATGTAAATGTGATTAAGATCTGACCCCTTTCTTCAAAGAGTTTACACTCTAAATGGAGCCTaccatatactttaaaatatttcttcgtCCTTGTCATCAATCAGCTTTCCATTCCTACTGATTCCTCCCATCTGTGGTCAATTATATTCAGGCTGCACTTCGGTCCTGTTGCCCTTTTTAGCAAcatgttgtttctcttttttcattatcAGATTTCTCAAATGATTGGTCTatactctccctccccttcttcacaATGTACTCCCTCTCTAACTCCACAAAAACCTTTTGCTTAACTACTCAATTAAAACTTTCTTCTTTGGGGTTACTGGTAACCTCCTTTTCTCTGGCCTCTTGGTAGCTTTGTAttgattatattaaattaaatcttCTAGATTCTAAAATACAAACTTGGCTATCTGCCTCTCCAGTCACTTCCACATTTTCTCGGTTGATTCCTTGTCCTCTTTATACTAGCTATAGGCACATTCATTGGCCTTTTGGTTTTCTGTGTACTGCCTCTGTTGAGCTCATCTACTTCCGTAACTGTGGCTTTAGGACTGTAGCTCTGACCTAGTTCAGCTACCTTTAGGACACCCTTATAGGGCTGTCACCATAAATTCAGCTTGGCCAATACCAAATTTATAACTTCAGTCCTAAACCACTCTGACCTTCCTTCCACAGGTCCCATTTTGGTCAGCCATTTTTGCAGACATCCATATTTGAAACTTATTTCAACATTCTCCTCATTTATTGCTCCTCTGAAATTATCACTGAAGCAAGGcactttcttcaaaatatttcttatttttctcctctccattcAAAATGCTACTTCCCTAGTCCAAACCTTTAATGGATTGTTTCTGGAATGATGCAAGTCTCATGCATTTCTCCCCACTCCACTGCATCCTGCATACAACCAGACAAATAGTTTTTCTAAAATAccattttcaggggcgcctgggtggctcagtcagttaagcggccgacttcggctcaggtcatgatttcgcggtccctgagttcaagccctgcatcgggctctgtgctgacagctcagagcctggagcctgtttcagattctgtgtctctctctctctgaccctcccccgttcatgctctctctctgtctcaaaaataaataaacgttaaaaaaaatttttttaaataccattttcacTGTATCTTTACTACACTGAAAAACTTACGAGGCTCCCCATTGCTTGTAAGTCCAAACTTCAGCCTGACACTTCAGATTCTCCTGTAATTCAGCCCTATCTTGCCCTATGTGAAATTACCAAGCAAATATTAGGAGCCTtgtaaattaaattgttttttcttaatttcccacTGTACCTTCCCGTATACCTTCTCCTTCAATCATACCCTACCCACTAGACATGCATGGTTGCTCCATACCCTCACCCCTGCAGCTCTTTCATTCTCTATTCTTCCCTCTAATTGTTTTCATACTTTCATAACTTAACCACTGATCAAAAGCTCACCTATCCTTCGAAGTGTATCTGAAGCATAGTCACCTCCTAAAAGTCTTCCAGGCAACTCCAGCTCGTACTGATCTCTGTCCTTCTACTGCCTAAAACACTTGCCTCAAATTTGCCTATGCTCtcaaatttatatgtaatttaacaGTGttacaaacattttcattttgttcgaAATGTTTTGCAAGTGTAAACTTGAGTTTTATAAATACTTTCAGGGCAATAACAACAtcatagatttctttttcatcagcagcagcagcggcatcCTTCACAGCTTTAGTCATAGGTTTCATACACGTTAAGTACCACTGAACTGAAATTTAACTGCACCAAATCTTCCCAGTTTTCTGAATACAAGGTTAGTATTGAATCTCAGCAAAAGGTATGATGGCCAAGCTGAGCTGGGCACCTGCACTGGTGTACTAGTTATTTggttccttccccccccccccccccccccaagcctatTATTCCAGCCCTCCCCCTGTTCTATGTCTCCAGCCCTGGGATCTGTCCTGGGCTAAGAGATGTTTCAtaccttccccccaccaccctgccaTCCCCAATCCACTTACTGGTTCCATTGTCATTGGTTTCAATGTTTCAGGCTTCTGATGGTCTGTAAGTTCTGTTTCGTGACTAATGGTAGTAGTTTCCGCTCCTTCCCTTACCTCTTTATCCAACCTGTTCTGCTCTCAGTAGGATCAAGAAACAGAGTTATCATTGCCTCCATCCAATATCCTCATAGATTCTCTATTTAGAAGCCTTCTCTCCTGAACGCCCCACTGCCCAAGACTTAAGCTCAGGAGTCCTCCCCACTTTATTGTTTGCATGGATTATGTACCCATTTCCATTCACCAATTCTCTTGACTCAAGGACTGCCCCTCCCTCTCAATGTCTTAGCAAACCTACTAAGTTCTGGCTTTATTCTCCCCACCTGTGGTTAGCAAATCTGCTTTGGGCCCACTACCTAGTTTCATTTCAcctaactcatttttatttttgctaatcaTTTACAGTTCAACATTGCCCACTTTCTTTTCAACTGTTACCTATTCTGACGCTTTTAGATGTAGAGGTCACTCACCAGTCTATCTTCTGATTCAAATATGGAGTAATCAACAGTGAAATTTGCACCAAAgtcatctggggggggggggagaaaaaaatcagtagtgACAAAGGAAAAAGGTAGCAGTAGGTCTAgaaatggaaagaggaagaaattgctCCGAATACTTCAACTTGCTCAAGTTGTAACATTTACTGGTGTAATCTAATTCTAATGAActttaatgttaaaaatgtttgtgagtgtgtctgaatttatattttcaatctggtatccaaaataatttacaaatttgagaatttttaaattgtttcaacCCATTTCCAAAGAATTGAAAGTCACTGGCTTGAGAAATAATGCCACAAGCCTTGATAAGGTCTTTGCTCATAGCCAAATTTCCTCTGATCTAGTTGTTCCAATTgcaaagagaaaggcaaagtCTCAGAACTAAGCATCCCCAAAACCTCTGTCCATCCTGCTGGGGATCAGAGACGCATACATACTCACCATAATTGGGGGTGACTGTATAATAATAGACCACCTGATAATAATCATCTTCTTCTAGTCCTTCTTCATCCCCATATTCTTGTCCTACGGGGACAAGGACTAGAGGTCAAGGGGCATCTGGAACTCCTTAGCAAAAGAAGGACACCTGAAGTTGATCTCAGCTCTATCAATGTCTTTGCTTTCTGCCTCCCCTCCAAGGCCTTACTATCTCACTGCCCCTGTACCTCTAAGCCCTTCTCAGTCTTTGGGGCTCCATATCTGTGATGAGGCTTGTGACTCTGTGCCCTTTCAATTCAGGAACTCCTAGAGAGAAAATGTGTCCCTTCACATTCTGTAAACCCAAAATAAGACCTAAAGCTGAGAAAGGTAGGAAGCAGAGATACCAGAAATGAAGAATTCCaaatctcttctggagaatgctGCAGACCATATTAGATCTGTGAGAGACCTTCTCACCTCAGTGTCTCACACAGAACGGAGACATACATCTTTAGGCTTTTGGACTCCGGTTTTAGTTCCCGATTCGCTGCAGACTAACGGAATAGCCCTGAAGAAGCCACTAACCATCGCTTTTTTCAAATGAGTCAGCTGGACTAAATGACCCATCTACattagtttttcttccttcctaggACTAAAAATATGTGGCTTTGACATGATTAGGTCTCCAGGCCTCCTACTAAACACTTCCCTATGCTCCTTGAATGCTCTCCCTGAATCCCAGGCAATGACATACAAAtctggaggaaaaggaaacaatgagAGTACCTGGCAGACTGGgaacaaaggagggaaggagccaagcTACTTTTGGGAGTCTGTCCCTGAGGGGAAGCCAGTTCTCCACTACCATAAAGGCCACCCCCTACTTCTGTGTCCTTACTAATACAAGGGGTTTTCTCCAACCCTCTGGGAAGGAAGATTCCCCCAGCTTCTCTCACTAGTATCAGAGTGCCCCGCCTTCCAAGAGCCcacctctctcctccaccctcacTGTAGTCCCTCTCCCTCTTGTCCAACTCTGCGGTGATGGACAGCTGACGTGACTCTTGGTGGGGACTCCCTGTGTCAAGGGTTCCATCTTCATCAGCTGTTTCTGACAGGACTCTgttttcctccccctcttctgGCTCTACTTTccagattccccccaccccccaccccgccccaacaCTGGACTCTGGCACAAATGAGTGTTATTACTCCCCATTAAATTGCACCTCTCATCcactcctcatttttctttcctcccaccctACTTATGATAGAAGATCTGGCCCAAAagctcagggagagagagtgaactTACCCAAGATAAGTGGCACAGCAAGGATGGCTACAAAGAGGACATCCATTCTGGATTCTGCACTATTGCTGtgaaagtaaaaaaggaaattacagcGTTTCTCACCAAACTTCCCccgcctcctgccctcctccaaaGCTGCTGCAACTCTTTTCCCCAGGGAGTAGAATTCCCCGCCCAGTTGCCGACTGACTAGATCAATGGTTGCTACCGGTCAGCCAGAGAGCTGCCCAGATTAAGAGAGAGGCAAAGTGGATTTTGATGTGAACATGTTCACTGAGCTTCCCCAGTCCTAGATTAGATCCATTCAGGATTCCGCTGACACTACCAAAGCAAGCAAGCAGACAAACCAAAAGCCAGACCAAAACCCAAAACCCGTGCCTATCTAGAAGCTTCCCCTCTGAAGAAGAGGACTCCCTCCTAGTCCTCACAAAAAGCTCACCCTCCCTTTCACGGTCCCTAACTTACCATCACTATCTAGAGTCCAGGCTTATTCACAATCTCTTTCTTCACAGTCAAAATTTTAGAGGAACTGATGAGCACTTTTTTCTAGACTGAAAGAATGTCCTCTCTTCTGCCTGTCTTGGACTCTGAAATACAAGAGCAATACTAACATCATTGTCTGATACCCAAAGCACCTGCTGCAGTACTTCTGATAAAAATCTCTCAGCCAAGGCCAGTTATTTCCTCTATGGCAAGTACTGACCTCACTTCATGTCTTTCTCCACTTTCTGGATACAggatggaagaagggaggaaacagCCTCTTTCCTCGAATagatgccccccctccccacttgctatGCCCCCTTCATTCTATCCACAGGGATAGAGTTCATCTCacccttctctctgcttttatatttcccattttcattcagttcaactCAGAAGCATTTAGTAACATATATGCTAGGCCCAGTCTGATAGGCAATTCAGAGGTCACTGGCGAGGGAATAAGAATAGTTATGTTGTTTAAAAGGAagttaataaatatctatttaacatCTACTACAAGCCAGGCACTATGAAAGTCTCTGTGGAACCACCTGTGGACAAGAGAGGTTTGGTGTTTGCTCTTAGCACTTAGAAATGCTGTGTGAATAGCTCAAAGGAGAGATGAGAAGACTTGTATTCTCGTGTCTCTTCTCCTGACTCCGCCTGCTAGCCTCGGAAGCAAGACACACTGGAGTTTTGACCACTGGCCAGCATGTTTCCACCATCTTAACCTTTTGCGGGGGAGGATTTgcttgatgatgatgattttccATGTACATCTATACAATCTATTCCTTCAGCTCCTTTCTAgaatttcctggaaaaaaatgtaaaacgcTTCTGTGGATGTACCCATATGCATTAACTCATAAATCACTTCCAGTAAGGAAAGGAAGCCCGATTCTCTTTGAACAATTTCTATAGTTGTTTTCTTTGTACTTTGATtagtctctcaaaaacaatattCCAGATCCCCTCACTTTTCCTCCTGGTACTCTTTTGCCTAAACGTTCCTCCCTAAAGACTGACACTACCCCCATCCAAATGAGGTTACAATACCCTCCTCTcctactttaattttctttcactctAATACACACAACCCCTGTGTCTTCCCCTGGCCTAAGGAAAAGACACCACTGaagttcattttcagaaataaatagaggAAGTATGACCTAAAAGGAACTGTGTgacttggggggcgggggtgcttgTCGTTTTCCTTTAACCCCACAGCTCTAATTGCTTTTTACAAACAGTCTTAACTCTGAATCTTAACACCGAATCCCATCTGACCTCCTTCCTAACATTGCTCTCCAGGCTCCTCTTCGTCTTTCCTACTCTCTGGTCATTACAGATGAAAGCGTCATTAGCGGTATACTCACTGAATTGCATGTTTCCTATACTCGTCTGTTCAAAGAGCTCTTACTTTTAAGTCTAACCTTCATCTCTTAGGCAGTAGCTCAAGCCCATTTCCTCTCATTCAAGTAAGAACAATACCCGTCCCTATCTCCCTGCACCCTCTATCCTGtgctttctttgtatttgtcCTTTAGGTTCCAACAggatcttcccctcccccgctctgcaGCTCTTCAAGAAGACGCAGAATTGCTACCACCCTTCCCCACAAAATAACGAAAGGAAGCCGCAGCCAAGGTCCAATGGGACCCAGGAAGCCGGGCCAGTCCCGGCCCACTCCCTCCTTTTACCAGCTCAAGCCACTCCCAGGACCGAAGTCGAAGGCTTAGTAGGGC
Above is a window of Panthera uncia isolate 11264 chromosome C1 unlocalized genomic scaffold, Puncia_PCG_1.0 HiC_scaffold_4, whole genome shotgun sequence DNA encoding:
- the CIART gene encoding circadian-associated transcriptional repressor isoform X1; translated protein: MLPCFALQLQVPIFEYSGSCSPAPASEPMDSPSSVSSCSSYSLSSSFSTSPVNSDFGLPSDSEGEDKGAHGPRPDTVGQRGGSRPRPGPIRSRQRPKVSSNQHTTSYLEQRGLASPMAGSGVKRSRDGELQTTVNIQGCITKGDLLFAQKCKELQGFIRPLTDLLNGLKMGRFERGLSSFQQSVAMDRIQRIVGVLQKPQMGERYLGTLLQVEGMLKTWFPRIAAQKSSLGSSRHKLTKHFPSHHSHPAASSPAPPTEKMDQTQLGHLVLKSKQPWHLTEWPAMHLTWTHTTPICNPPLSSPGTISLSHGPLGTGASIGIILFVQHGVQPFTHSAPTTSVLPATASPVIPSAPKKLSGEGPPCHSLPVTLPSGWSCTLSHPGLPTMAREMTGRHLEQMRSHPSVAPDVHSLNP
- the CIART gene encoding circadian-associated transcriptional repressor isoform X2, translated to MDSPSSVSSCSSYSLSSSFSTSPVNSDFGLPSDSEGEDKGAHGPRPDTVGQRGGSRPRPGPIRSRQRPKVSSNQHTTSYLEQRGLASPMAGSGVKRSRDGELQTTVNIQGCITKGDLLFAQKCKELQGFIRPLTDLLNGLKMGRFERGLSSFQQSVAMDRIQRIVGVLQKPQMGERYLGTLLQVEGMLKTWFPRIAAQKSSLGSSRHKLTKHFPSHHSHPAASSPAPPTEKMDQTQLGHLVLKSKQPWHLTEWPAMHLTWTHTTPICNPPLSSPGTISLSHGPLGTGASIGIILFVQHGVQPFTHSAPTTSVLPATASPVIPSAPKKLSGEGPPCHSLPVTLPSGWSCTLSHPGLPTMAREMTGRHLEQMRSHPSVAPDVHSLNP
- the CC1H1orf54 gene encoding uncharacterized protein C1orf54 homolog isoform X3, with amino-acid sequence MDVLFVAILAVPLILGQEYGDEEGLEEDDYYQVVYYYTVTPNYDDFGANFTVDYSIFESEDRLNRLDKEVREGAETTTISHETELTDHQKPETLKPMTMEPEKEGCYKSLDGDLGRGIWKINK
- the CC1H1orf54 gene encoding uncharacterized protein C1orf54 homolog isoform X1 — its product is MDVLFVAILAVPLILGQEYGDEEGLEEDDYYQVVYYYTVTPNYDDFGANFTVDYSIFESEDRLNRLDKEVREGAETTTISHETELTDHQKPETLKPMTMEPQSPDLNDAVSSLQSPVPLLLSWALVQGGMYFM
- the CC1H1orf54 gene encoding uncharacterized protein C1orf54 homolog isoform X2, which produces MDVLFVAILAVPLILGQEYGDEEGLEEDDYYQVVYYYTVTPNYDDFGANFTVDYSIFESEDRLNRLDKEVREGAETTTISHETELTDHQKPETLKPMTMEPSPDLNDAVSSLQSPVPLLLSWALVQGGMYFM